A single window of Gossypium hirsutum isolate 1008001.06 chromosome A10, Gossypium_hirsutum_v2.1, whole genome shotgun sequence DNA harbors:
- the LOC107942497 gene encoding LOW QUALITY PROTEIN: 9-cis-epoxycarotenoid dioxygenase NCED2, chloroplastic-like (The sequence of the model RefSeq protein was modified relative to this genomic sequence to represent the inferred CDS: inserted 1 base in 1 codon), with translation MASSTGIWAKPHMISHPLSSSSSMVDLGFSPTSISLKKCQSKKTCLRKNKDTNIIHSALNSPSVIHFPKQPYQXSSDDVKTKTRQHRQQPKWNLLQRAAAMALDMAENSLLSRELQHPLPKTADPRVQIAGNFAPVPEQPVKHSLPVTGAIPSCINGVYLRNGANPLFEPVAGHHFFDGDGMVHAVSIDNGDASYACRFTETQRLLQEKELGRPVFPKAIGELHGHSGIARLLLFYARGLCGLVDHKQGTGVANAGLVYFNDRLLAMSEDDIPYHVRITPSGDLETVGRYDFDDQLKSTMIAHPKIDPVSKELFALSYDVVQKPYLKYFKFSPDGKKSPDVEIPLPVPTMMHDFAITENFVVIPDQQVVFKLQEMITGGSPVIYDKNKKSRFGILSKNASDSKDIIWVESPETFCFHLWNAWEEPESDEVVVIGSCMTPPDSIFNECDESLKSVLSEIRLNLKTGESTRRPIISESEQVNLEAGMVNRNHLGRKTRYAYLAIAEPWPKVSGFAKVELFTGEVKKHIYGDKRYGGEPFFLPRNDDPESAEDDGYILCFVHDEKTWKSELQIVNAMNLQLEASIKLPSRVPYGFHGTFIDAKSLVNQA, from the exons ATGGCTTCTTCAACAGGTATTTGGGCTAAACCCCACATGATTTCTCACCctctttcatcttcttcttcaatgGTAGATTTGGGTTTTTCTCCAACATCCatttcattgaagaaatgtcagtCTAAAAAGACTTGTCTTAGAAAAAACAAAGATACCAACATTATTCACTCTGCTTTGAACTCTCCTTCGGTTATCCATTTCCCTAAACAACCCTACC ATTCTAGTGATGATGTAAAAACCAAAACCCGGCAACATCGGCAACAGCCTAAGTGGAACCTCCTACAAAGAGCTGCAGCCATGGCGCTTGACATGGCAGAAAACTCATTGCTTTCACGCGAACTTCAACACCCACTTCCTAAAACAGCTGACCCACGTGTGCAAATTGCTGGGAATTTTGCTCCTGTCCCTGAACAGCCTGTTAAGCATTCTCTTCCCGTTACCGGAGCTATCCCCTCTTGTATCAACGGTGTTTATCTCCGGAACGGTGCTAACCCTTTATTCGAACCAGTTGCAGGGCACCACTTCTTTGATGGTGACGGCATGGTTCATGCTGTTTCTATTGATAATGGCGACGCTAGTTACGCCTGTCGTTTCACCGAAACGCAAAGGCTTTTACAAGAGAAGGAATTGGGCCGCCCTGTTTTCCCTAAAGCTATCGGCGAACTCCATGGTCATTCAGGGATTGCTAGGCTTTTGCTTTTCTACGCGAGGGGACTTTGCGGCCTCGTTGATCACAAGCAAGGCACCGGCGTAGCCAATGCCGGTTTGGTCTATTTCAACGACCGGCTATTAGCTATGTCCGAAGATGACATCCCTTACCACGTACGGATCACACCCTCAGGTGATTTAGAAACAGTTGGAAGATACGATTTCGATGATCAACTTAAATCAACAATGATTGCTCATCCCAAAATCGACCCTGTTTCAAAAGAACTCTTTGCTTTGAGTTACGATGTTGTCCAAAAGCCTTACTTGAAGTATTTCAAGTTCTCACCGGACGGTAAAAAATCACCCGACGTCGAAATTCCCTTGCCCGTACCGACCATGATGCATGACTTTGCTATCACCGAGAATTTCGTGGTGATCCCTGATCAGCAAGTTGTTTTCAAGCTACAAGAAATGATCACCGGCGGATCTCCAGTAATTTATGACAAGAACAAGAAGTCCCGGTTTGGGATTCTTTCGAAAAATGCGAGTGATTCCAAGGATATCATATGGGTTGAATCGCCGGAAACTTTCTGTTTTCATCTCTGGAACGCTTGGGAAGAGCCGGAATCCGACGAAGTTGTGGTGATCGGTTCTTGCATGACGCCACCCGATTCCATCTTCAATGAATGTGACGAGAGCTTAAAGAGTGTACTGTCCGAAATCAGGCTGAATTTAAAAACCGGTGAGTCTACTCGTCGCCCCATAATCTCGGAATCAGAGCAAGTAAACTTAGAAGCCGGGATGGTGAACCGGAACCACCTTGGGCGAAAGACACGGTACGCTTACCTTGCAATTGCTGAACCGTGGCCAAAAGTGTCGGGGTTTGCCAAAGTTGAACTTTTCACCGGTGAGGTTAAAAAACACATTTACGGCGATAAAAGATACGGTGGCGAACCATTCTTCTTGCCACGAAACGACGATCCCGAATCCGCTGAAGACGACGGCTATATTCTTTGCTTCGTTCACGACGAGAAGACATGGAAATCAGAGCTTCAAATCGTGAATGCCATGAATTTACAACTCGAAGCTTCAATCAAATTACCGTCCAGGGTGCCATACGGCTTTCATGGAACGTTTATCGACGCTAAGTCCTTAGtaaatcaagcttaa